The Magallana gigas chromosome 6, xbMagGiga1.1, whole genome shotgun sequence genome includes the window TAGGACATCAATGCCACCTTCAACTCCGGATATGGAAGTTTCTCCGATAATTCCCTCTATCTTCTCGTCTATGGGTCGTAGTGTAGCTTCTGATGGCAAACACCCCCCTCCAGTCTTTCTCTGCTCTCTCCTATTCAAGGCTAGTTTTTTCCTACTTTCACTGCTCAAGCAAATCCACTTCTTCTTCTTCATTTCTTCCCCCGTCCTGACGTACCCTGTTGTATTTACTGCATTCACTTTTAATGCCACTTCTTTCCATGCATCTCGCTTTAAAGCATTTGAGACAGTggagttttgttttgaaaaaagaatatcttTCTTACTTTCAACTTCATCTGTTAAAACAGATATTTCTGCAGCCGAAAAATTTTGACACCTCTTTGCCATCCCCGAGCTCACTTAATGTCGTTTTTCTGACCGCACGGACTTTCGATTTCCTACCCGCTTACTGGTCACAACTGAGTGCATTCAAACATCATGCTTTGGTTTTTTCTTCAATAGACACAAAGGCAGGGGCGGATCACATTACTTGTAATGATAtgattacaatatattttatatctcttattttctgttaaaattttatatttaaaattgtattccACATGCGTacattgtatactagtatagTAATACAACAATTCCCTTACTtccaaaaaaaccccactatTGTCTTATGAATACAGCAATAAATGCAattaagtatatttttaaaaacttaaggtaaaacataaaaaaattgtttagataagttgaatatgttt containing:
- the LOC109618699 gene encoding myb/SANT-like DNA-binding domain-containing protein 4; amino-acid sequence: MAKRCQNFSAAEISVLTDEVESKKDILFSKQNSTVSNALKRDAWKEVALKVNAVNTTGYVRTGEEMKKKKWICLSSESRKKLALNRREQRKTGGGCLPSEATLRPIDEKIEGIIGETSISGVEGGIDVLDSSTTTDALLAPPSNMTDASIECQPSVENSRLSRKGTKRTVSTSESQQRDDLMTRLVTAEEERLSIEKRRLEIEERRPDTEEKRLKIEDRRLAVAEHQLQIQREQHSLHLCQLGIVNNATL